In one Lolium rigidum isolate FL_2022 chromosome 3, APGP_CSIRO_Lrig_0.1, whole genome shotgun sequence genomic region, the following are encoded:
- the LOC124696973 gene encoding uncharacterized protein LOC124696973 isoform X2: MPPRRRGRARGRAHARRGRTGRNGRVEESDAEAEQSHHSDAEVSQSANSDGRGAADMTLTKWLEMKLDKFEGSGTPMDASSWLRTMEKYMDALVMTPEDRVVYVAFQLKGLADVWWEGVRKAWIPAHGALTWDLFVNQFTAKYYPASFREKMDVALRNIKQGNKTVDEYDAEFSKIVHFVDHINHDEPEKARRFFEGLNSEYRHVMGANRPNDYFTMLEQARGMELQIQLTEAEAARTRGTSSGHKRSHQEGAELTKQPAFKKSKPDQQSQPTPETMSQLSSPPFHTRSQFMRPVPGQGMICFRCGQNHRARECDFSGSCNQCGKSGHMSLVCKKNHNSIIKWQPITPSLEGSSHHANQGIISSHGSVQMMQVPPQFPPPPTGYHWQATPLPGPYAPLQLPAPPTIPPQQQHVGDSSTLTRPGVYTMPPTSHFLSDGAKGTK; the protein is encoded by the coding sequence ATGCCGCCGAGACGTAGAGGCCGAGCTCGTGGTCGAGCTCATGCAAGGCGGGGTCGTACTGGCCGCAATGGCCGTGTGGAGGAATCAGATGCGGAGGCTGAGCAGAGTCACCATAGCGATGCGGAAGTGAGCCAATCTGCTAATAGTGATGGACGTGGTGCTGCAGACATGACGCTCACTAAGTGGCTGGAAATGAAGTTggacaagtttgagggatcagggACACCGATGGATGCTTCAAGTTGGCTTCGGACCATGGAGAAATATATGGATGCCTTGGTGATGACACCGGAAGATAGAGTTGTTTATGTAGCTTTTCAGCTGAAGGGCCTCGCGGATGTTTGGTGGGAAGGAGTCCGTAAAGCTTGGATACCAGCTCATGGAGCGCTTACATGGGACCTTTTCGTTAATCAATTTACTGCAAAGTACTATCCAGCTTCATTCAGGGAGAAGATGGATGTTGCCCTAAGGAATATTAAGCAAGGGAACAAGACCGTGGATGAGTATGATGCTGAGTTTAGTAAGATTGTTCACTTTGTCGACCATATAAATCATGATGAGCCCGAGAAAGCCCGGAGATTCTTCGAAGGGCTTAATTCTGAATATAGACATGTCATGGGAGCAAACCGACCAAATGACTATTTCACTATGCTTGAGCAGGCTAGGGGGATGGAGTTACAAATTCAGCTCACCGAGGCAGAGGCAGCTCGCACTAGAGGCACAAGTAGTGGGCATAAGAGGAGTCATCAAGAAGGTGCAGAGCTTACTAAGCAACCTGCTTTCAAGAAGTCTAAGCCAGATCAGCAATCTCAGCCAACACCTGAAACCATGTCCCAACTTTCTTCACCGCCCTTTCACACAAGGAGCCAATTCATGCGCCCCGTTCCAGGGCAGGGCATGATATGCTTCAGGTGTGGGCAAAATCACCGTGCTCGAGAGTGTGACTTTTCTGGTTCTTGTAACCAATGTGGCAAGTCTGGTCACATGAGCCTCGTTTGCAAAAAGAATCATAATTCCATCATTAAGTGGCAGCCAATCACCCCTTCTCTAGAAGGTTCATCTCATCATGCAAATCAAGGGATTATCTCTTCGCATGGGTCAGTTCAAATGATGCAAGTTCCTCCTCAGTTCCCGCCTCCGCCAACAGGTTATCACTGGCAGGCAACTCCACTTCCAGGTCCATATGCTCCGCTTCAGCTACCAGCTCCACCCACCATACCTCCACAACAGCAACATGTTGGGGATTCTTCTACCTTGACAAGGCCAGGAGTCTACACCATGCCGCCAACTTCTCATTTTCTATCAGATGGGGCCAAAG
- the LOC124696975 gene encoding cytochrome P450 94B3-like: MAMAALLLLLPLFFLGALLVLHAARSVNQKAGLQPYPLLGHLPQFLANRHRVMDWMTEVLARQPTCTLVFRRPGAIPGVITANPANIEHVLRAGFDNFPKGPRFGSILHDFLGRGIFNADGEAWRAQRKAASYEFNTRSLRVFVAQSVHSELHGRLLPLLRRAVSSGQPVDLQDTLERYAFDNICRVAFDHDPRQLPDGDEDGSSADPEAETASSRFADAFRDAANLSAGRFRYAVPGFWKIKKALNLGSERRLRESIAMVHGYADRIIRSRRKEMSLGCEKHDLLSRFMASHNDSYTETALRDVVISFLLAGRETTSSALTWFFWLLSSRPDVERRIRDEVAAVRARRARSDLDNAGFDLDELREMHYVHAAITESMRLYPPVPVNFLQAKAADVLPDGTVVGAGWFVAYNSYATGRMESVWGEDARAYRPERWLGTADGTFRPESPFRYVAFHAGPRICLGKEMAYIQMKSIVACVLEEFKLQVDGEYRPRQVPSLTLRMADGLPVRVKARGNWLPREDGFHRMNDVS, translated from the coding sequence ATGGCGATGGCagctttgctgctgctgctaccgcTCTTCTTCCTCGGCGCACTCTTGGTCCTTCATGCTGCCCGGAGTGTCAACCAGAAGGCGGGGCTGCAACCGTACCCGCTGCTCGGCCACCTGCCGCAGTTCCTGGCTAACCGGCACCGCGTAATGGACTGGATGACCGAGGTGCTCGCGCGCCAGCCCACCTGCACGCTCGTGTTCCGCCGGCCGGGTGCCATACCGGGCGTCATCACCGCCAACCCGGCGAACATAGAGCACGTCCTGCGCGCCGGCTTCGACAACTTCCCCAAGGGCCCGCGCTTCGGGTCCATCCTCCACGACTTCCTCGGCCGGGGCATCTTCAACGCGGACGGCGAGGCGTGGCGTGCGCAGCGGAAGGCCGCCAGCTACGAGTTCAACACGCGCTCGCTGCGAGTCTTTGTGGCCCAGAGCGTGCACAGCGAGCTCCACGGCCGGCTCCTCCCGCTGCTGCGCCGTGCCGTGAGCTCCGGCCAGCCAGTCGACCTCCAGGACACTCTCGAGCGGTACGCCTTCGATAACATCTGCCGCGTTGCCTTCGACCACGACCCGCGCCAGCTCCCCGACGGAGACGAAGACGGCAGCAGCGCAGACCCGGAAGCCGAGACCGCGAGCAGCAGGTTCGCGGACGCGTTCCGCGACGCCGCCAATCTCAGCGCGGGCAGGTTCCGGTACGCCGTCCCAGGATTCTGGAAAATCAAGAAGGCGCTTAATCTTGGCTCCGAGCGGCGGCTGCGCGAGTCAATCGCCATGGTGCACGGCTACGCCGATCGCATCATCCGGTCGCGGCGTAAGGAGATGAGCCTGGGGTGCGAGAAGCACGACCTCCTGTCCAGGTTCATGGCGAGCCACAACGACAGTTACACCGAGACGGCCCTCCGCGACGTGGTGATTAGCTTCCTTCTCGCGGGCCGGGAGACCACGTCCTCCGCGCTCACATGGTTCTTCTGGCTGCTGTCCTCGCGTCCCGACGTGGAGCGCCGTATCCGCGACGAGGTCGCCGCGGTGCGCGCCCGTCGCGCGCGGAGCGATCTGGACAATGCCGGCTTCGACCTCGACGAACTGAGGGAGATGCACTACGTGCACGCGGCCATCACGGAGTCGATGCGGCTGTACCCGCCGGTGCCAGTGAACTTTCTGCAGGCTAAGGCCGCCGACGTCCTGCCGGACGGCACAGTGGTGGGGGCGGGGTGGTTCGTGGCGTATAACTCATACGCGACGGGACGGATGGAGTCCGTGTGGGGCGAGGACGCGCGGGCGTACCGACCGGAGCGGTGGCTGGGCACGGCCGATGGGACGTTTCGGCCGGAGAGCCCGTTCCGCTACGTGGCGTTCCACGCGGGGCCGAGGATCTGCCTCGGGAAGGAGATGGCGTACATCCAGATGAAGTCCATCGTGGCGTGCGTGCTGGAGGAGTTCAAGCTGCAGGTGGATGGCGAGTACCGACCACGGCAGGTGCCGTCGCTGACGCTGCGGATGGCGGACGGGCTCCCCGTGAGGGTGAAGGCTCGGGGCAATTGGTTACCACGAGAAGATGGTTTTCACAGGATGAATGATGTATCGTAG
- the LOC124696973 gene encoding uncharacterized protein LOC124696973 isoform X1 has protein sequence MCSIVMPPRRRGRARGRAHARRGRTGRNGRVEESDAEAEQSHHSDAEVSQSANSDGRGAADMTLTKWLEMKLDKFEGSGTPMDASSWLRTMEKYMDALVMTPEDRVVYVAFQLKGLADVWWEGVRKAWIPAHGALTWDLFVNQFTAKYYPASFREKMDVALRNIKQGNKTVDEYDAEFSKIVHFVDHINHDEPEKARRFFEGLNSEYRHVMGANRPNDYFTMLEQARGMELQIQLTEAEAARTRGTSSGHKRSHQEGAELTKQPAFKKSKPDQQSQPTPETMSQLSSPPFHTRSQFMRPVPGQGMICFRCGQNHRARECDFSGSCNQCGKSGHMSLVCKKNHNSIIKWQPITPSLEGSSHHANQGIISSHGSVQMMQVPPQFPPPPTGYHWQATPLPGPYAPLQLPAPPTIPPQQQHVGDSSTLTRPGVYTMPPTSHFLSDGAKGTK, from the coding sequence ATGTGTAGTATAGTTATGCCGCCGAGACGTAGAGGCCGAGCTCGTGGTCGAGCTCATGCAAGGCGGGGTCGTACTGGCCGCAATGGCCGTGTGGAGGAATCAGATGCGGAGGCTGAGCAGAGTCACCATAGCGATGCGGAAGTGAGCCAATCTGCTAATAGTGATGGACGTGGTGCTGCAGACATGACGCTCACTAAGTGGCTGGAAATGAAGTTggacaagtttgagggatcagggACACCGATGGATGCTTCAAGTTGGCTTCGGACCATGGAGAAATATATGGATGCCTTGGTGATGACACCGGAAGATAGAGTTGTTTATGTAGCTTTTCAGCTGAAGGGCCTCGCGGATGTTTGGTGGGAAGGAGTCCGTAAAGCTTGGATACCAGCTCATGGAGCGCTTACATGGGACCTTTTCGTTAATCAATTTACTGCAAAGTACTATCCAGCTTCATTCAGGGAGAAGATGGATGTTGCCCTAAGGAATATTAAGCAAGGGAACAAGACCGTGGATGAGTATGATGCTGAGTTTAGTAAGATTGTTCACTTTGTCGACCATATAAATCATGATGAGCCCGAGAAAGCCCGGAGATTCTTCGAAGGGCTTAATTCTGAATATAGACATGTCATGGGAGCAAACCGACCAAATGACTATTTCACTATGCTTGAGCAGGCTAGGGGGATGGAGTTACAAATTCAGCTCACCGAGGCAGAGGCAGCTCGCACTAGAGGCACAAGTAGTGGGCATAAGAGGAGTCATCAAGAAGGTGCAGAGCTTACTAAGCAACCTGCTTTCAAGAAGTCTAAGCCAGATCAGCAATCTCAGCCAACACCTGAAACCATGTCCCAACTTTCTTCACCGCCCTTTCACACAAGGAGCCAATTCATGCGCCCCGTTCCAGGGCAGGGCATGATATGCTTCAGGTGTGGGCAAAATCACCGTGCTCGAGAGTGTGACTTTTCTGGTTCTTGTAACCAATGTGGCAAGTCTGGTCACATGAGCCTCGTTTGCAAAAAGAATCATAATTCCATCATTAAGTGGCAGCCAATCACCCCTTCTCTAGAAGGTTCATCTCATCATGCAAATCAAGGGATTATCTCTTCGCATGGGTCAGTTCAAATGATGCAAGTTCCTCCTCAGTTCCCGCCTCCGCCAACAGGTTATCACTGGCAGGCAACTCCACTTCCAGGTCCATATGCTCCGCTTCAGCTACCAGCTCCACCCACCATACCTCCACAACAGCAACATGTTGGGGATTCTTCTACCTTGACAAGGCCAGGAGTCTACACCATGCCGCCAACTTCTCATTTTCTATCAGATGGGGCCAAAG
- the LOC124701831 gene encoding cytochrome P450 94B3-like — translation MAMAALLLLLPLFFVGAVLVLHAARRVNNKAGLQPYPLLGHLPQFVANRHRILDWMTEVLESQPGCTLVLRRPGVQGVVTANPANVEHILRASFDNFPKGPRFGSILHDFLGQGIFNADGEAWRTQRKAASYEFNTRSLRVFVAQSVHSELHGRLLPLLRRAVSSGQPIDIQDTLERYAFDNICRVAFDHDPRQLPDGDEGGGGDGASPEAESGRFADAFRDAANISAGRFRYAVPGFWRVKKAFNLGSERRLRESIAMVHGYADRIIRSRREEISMGCEKHDLLSRFMVSQSDSYTETALRDVVISFLLAGRETTSSALTWFFWLLSSHPDVERRIRDEVAAVRARRAQGDLDNAGFDLDELREMHYVHAAITESMRLYPPVPFNTLDAQVADVLPDGTPVGAGWFVAHSSYAMGRMESVWGADAREYRPERWLDPAEGTFRPESPFRYVAFHAGPRICLGKEMAYIQMKSIVSCVLEEFELEVNGEYRPLQVPSLTLRMADGLPVRVKARGN, via the coding sequence ATGGCGATGGCAGCGTTGCTGCTTCTGCTGCCGCTCTTCTTCGTCGGCGCAGTCTTGGTCCTTCATGCTGCCCGGCGTGTCAACAACAAGGCGGGGCTTCAGCCGTACCCGTTGCTCGGCCACCTGCCGCAGTTCGTGGCTAACCGGCACCGCATACTGGACTGGATGACGGAGGTGCTCGAGTCCCAGCCCGGGTGCACGCTCGTGCTCCGGCGGCCGGGCGTGCAGGGCGTTGTCACCGCCAACCCGGCGAACGTGGAGCACATCCTGCGCGCCAGCTTCGACAACTTCCCCAAGGGCCCGCGCTTCGGGTCCATCCTACACGACTTCCTCGGCCAGGGAATCTTCAACGCCGACGGCGAGGCCTGGCGCACGCAGCGCAAGGCGGCCAGCTACGAGTTCAATACGCGCTCTCTACGCGTCTTCGTGGCCCAGAGCGTCCACAGCGAGCTTCACGGCAGGCTCCTCCCTCTGCTGCGCCGTGCGGTGAGCTCTGGCCAGCCAATCGACATCCAGGACACGCTCGAGCGGTACGCCTTCGATAACATCTGCCGCGTCGCCTTCGACCACGACCCGCGCCAGCTCCCTGACGGAGACgaaggcggtggcggcgacggcgcgagCCCGGAGGCCGAGAGCGGCAGGTTCGCCGATGCGTTCCGCGACGCTGCCAATATCAGCGCGGGCAGGTTCCGGTACGCTGTCCCAGGATTCTGGAGGGTGAAGAAGGCGTTTAACCTGGGGTCCGAGCGGCGGCTGCGCGAGTCTATCGCCATGGTGCACGGCTATGCCGACCGCATCATCCGGTCTCGGCGCGAAGAGATAAGCATGGGCTGCGAGAAGCACGACCTCCTGTCCAGGTTCATGGTGAGCCAGAGCGACAGTTACACCGAGACGGCCCTCCGCGACGTGGTGATCAGTTTCCTGCTCGCCGGGCGGGAGACGACGTCCTCCGCGCTCACATGGTTCTTCTGGCTGCTGTCCTCGCATCCCGACGTGGAGCGCCGTATCCGCGACGAGGTCGCCGCGGTGCGCGCTCGTCGCGCGCAGGGCGACCTGGACAATGCCGGcttcgacctcgacgagctgAGGGAGATGCACTACGTGCACGCTGCTATCACGGAGTCGATGAGGCTGTACCCTCCGGTGCCGTTTAACACGCTGGACGCGCAGGTCGCCGACGTGCtgccggacggcacgccggtgggagcgGGTTGGTTCGTGGCGCACAGCTCGTACGCGATGGGAAGGATGGAGTCCGTGTGGGGCGCGGACGCGCGGGAGTACCGGCCGGAGCGGTGGCTGGACCCGGCGGAGGGGACGTTCCGGCCGGAGAGCCCGTTCCGATACGTGGCGTTCCATGCCGGGCCGAGGATTTGCCTTGGGAAGGAGATGGCGTACATTCAGATGAAGTCCATCGTGTCGTGCGTGCTGGAGGAGTTCGAGCTGGAGGTGAACGGCGAGTACCGACCACTGCAGGTGCCGTCGCTGACGCTGCGGATGGCGGACGGGCTCCCCGTGAGGGTGAAGGCTAGAGGAAACTGA